The Halichoerus grypus chromosome 14, mHalGry1.hap1.1, whole genome shotgun sequence genome contains a region encoding:
- the LOC118529705 gene encoding interferon alpha-like, which translates to MALPFSFLVAQVVLSCSLGCDLRQNHGLFNRRALMLLRQMRKISPFSCLRDRNDFAFPKEVLDGKQLQKAQALSVIHVMNQKIFHLFCIEASSAAWNTSLLEEFCSGLSEQLSDLEACLMQEAGMAETPLMKVDSILRNYFQRISLYLQEKQYSPCAWEIVRAEIMKPFSSSTTLQERLRGKK; encoded by the coding sequence ATggccctgcccttttccttcttGGTGGCCCAGGTGGTGCTCAGCTGCTCTCTGGGATGTGACCTGCGTCAGAACCATGGCCTGTTCAACAGGAGGGCCTTGATGCTCCTGAGACAAATGAGAAAGATCTCCCCTTTTTCCTGCCTGAGGGACAGAAATGACTTTGCCTTCCCCAAGGAGGTGCTTGATGGCAAGCAGTTGCAGAAGGCTCAAGCCCTCTCTGTCATCCATGTGATGAACCAGAAGATCTTCCACCTCTTCTGCATAGAGGCCTCATCTGCTGCTTGGAACACGAGCCTCCTAGAGGAATTCTGCTCGGGACTTTCTGAGCAGCTGAGTGACCTAGAAGCCTGTCTCATGCAGGAGGCTGGGATGGCAGAGACTCCCCTCATGAAGGTGGACTCCATCCTGAGGAACTACTTCCAGAGAATCTCCCTCTATCTGCAAGAGAAGCAATACAGCCCTTGTGCCTGGGAGATTgtcagagcagaaatcatgaAACCCTTCTCTTCATCAACAACCTTGCAAGAAAGGTTAAGGGGCAAGAAATGA
- the KLHL9 gene encoding kelch-like protein 9 — MKVSLGNGEMGVSAHLQPCKAGTTRFFTSNTHSSVVLQGFDQLRIEGLLCDVTLVPGDGDEIFPVHRAMMASASDYFKAMFTGGMKEQDLMCIKLHGVNKVGLKKIIDFIYTAKLSLNMDNLQDTLEAASFLQILPVLDFCKVFLISGVSLDNCVEVGRIANTYNLIEVDKYVNNFILKNFPALLSTGEFLKLPFERLAFVLSSNSLKHCTELELFKAACRWLRLEDPRMDYAAKLMKNIRFPLMTPQDLINYVQTVDFMRTDNTCVNLLLEASNYQMMPYMQPVMQSDRTAIRSDSTHLVTLGGVLRQQLVVSKELRMYDERAQEWRSLAPMDAPRYQHGIAVIGNFLYVVGGQSNYDTKGKTAVDTVFRFDPRYNKWMQVASLNEKRTFFHLSALKGHLYAVGGRSAAGELATVECYNPRMNEWSYVAKMSEPHYGHAGTVYGGLMYISGGITHDTFQNELMCFDPDTDKWTQKAPMTTVRGLHCMCTVGDKLYVIGGNHFRGTSDYDDVLSCEYYSPTLDQWTPIAAMLRGQSDVGVAVFENKIYVVGGYSWNNRCMVEIVQKYDPEKDEWHKVFDLPESLGGIRACTLTVFPPEENPGSPSRESPLSAPSDHS; from the coding sequence ATGAAAGTGTCTCTTGGTAACGGCGAAATGGGCGTCTCCGCCCATTTGCAGCCTTGCAAGGCGGGAACCACACGTTTTTTTACCAGCAATACTCACAGTTCGGTGGTATTGCAAGGCTTTGATCAGCTCAGGATAGAAGGTTTGCTTTGTGATGTGACCCTGGTACCAGGGGATGGAGATGAAATCTTCCCCGTTCACAGAGCTATGATGGCGTCTGCTAGTGATTATTTCAAGGCGATGTTCACCGGGGGAATGAAAGAACAGGATTTAATGTGCATTAAGCTTCATGGGGTGAACAAGGTTGGTCTgaagaaaataattgattttatttataccGCAAAACTTTCTCTTAACATGGACAATCTCCAGGACACACTTGAAGCTGCCAGCTTTTTACAAATTTTACCTGTTTTGGACTTCTGTAAAGTATTTCTTATTTCAGGAGTCTCTTTAGATAACTGTGTTGAAGTTGGACGAATTGCTAACACTTACAATCTTATCGAAGTGGATAAATATGTCAATAATTTCATCCTGAAGAATTTTCCTGCATTACTGAGTACTGGGGAGTTTCTGAAACTCCCCTTTGAACGGCTTGCCTTTGTGCTTTCTAGTAATAGTCTTAAGCACTGTACTGAACTTGAGCTCTTCAAGGCTGCCTGTCGCTGGCTAAGGTTGGAAGACCCTCGGATGGATTATGCTGCAAAATTAATGAAGAATATTCGATTTCCATTGATGACACCCCAGGATCTCATCAATTACGTGCAGACAGTAGATTTCATGAGAACAGACAATACCTGTGTGAATTTGCTTTTAGAAGCTAGCAATTACCAAATGATGCCATACATGCAGCCAGTGATGCAGTCGGATAGAACTGCCATTCGATCTGACTCAACGCACTTGGTCACATTAGGAGGAGTTTTGAGGCAGCAGCTGGTTGTCAGTAAAGAATTGCGGATGTATGATGAAAGGGCACAAGAATGGAGATCTCTAGCCCCCATGGATGCTCCTCGTTACCAGCATGGTATTGCTGTCATTGGAAACTTTCTTTATGTAGTTGGTGGTCAGAGTAATTACGATACGAAAGGCAAAACTGCTGTTGACACAGTTTTCAGATTTGATCCTCGGTATAATAAATGGATGCAGGTTGCATCATTAAATGAAAAGCGCACATTTTTCCACTTGAGTGCCCTCAAAGGACATTTATATGCTGTTGGTGGGCGAAGTGCAGCTGGTGAACTGGCCACAGTAGAATGTTACAACCCAAGGATGAATGAGTGGAGCTATGTTGCAAAAATGAGCGAACCCCACTATGGCCATGCTGGAACAGTGTATGGAGGCCTAATGTATATTTCAGGAGGAATTACTCATGACACGTTCCAAAACGAGCTCATGTGTTTTGACCCAGATACAGACAAGTGGACACAGAAGGCTCCAATGACGACAGTCAGAGGTCTGCACTGCATGTGTACGGTTGGAGACAAGCTCTATGTCATTGGTGGCAATCACTTCAGAGGAACAAGTGACTATGATGATGTTCTAAGCTGTGAATACTATTCACCAACCCTTGACCAGTGGACACCAATTGCTGCTATGTTAAGAGGTCAGAGTGATGTTGGAGTTGCcgtctttgaaaataaaatctatgttgTAGGTGGATATTCTTGGAATAATCGTTGTATGGTAGAAATTGTCCAGAAATATGACCCAGAAAAGGATGAGTGGCATAAAGTTTTTGACCTTCCAGAGTCACTTGGTGGCATTCGAGCTTGTACTCTCACAGTTTTTCCACCCGAGGAAAACCCTGGGTCACCTTCTAGAGAATCACCTCTTTCAGCACCTTCAGATCATTCGTAG